In Edaphobacter paludis, a single window of DNA contains:
- a CDS encoding glycoside hydrolase family 20 zincin-like fold domain-containing protein — protein sequence MLFFRSGLLLLALTTFASAQSSIKLIPMPREVHATADVPLPNGVRVVCAAPCSEEDHFAATDLGTSLQQRNISSVSPSGFVIELTRLTNHPIPNFTAEMKPEGYVISASHDALTVTAATAEGLFYGAQTVKQLIVGDGPRAVLRAANIRDWPAMKYRGLDDDLSRGPVPTLDFQKKQIRTIATYKLNIYSPYFEHTQQYASNPLMAPPGGSLSASDAKALVTYAQAYHVTIIPEQEAFGHLHHNLTWEQYSALAETPHGDVLAPGQPGSIPLIKQMFDELAVLYPGPFLHIGADETVDLGTGQTKADVDARGLGAVYLDFMQRIVTALQPLHRKLLFWGDIAQDSPDLLKKMPQSFKDSTIAIAWTYNPDPRGFDRYLTPFTQAGFETWVAPGVNNWSRVYPNNSYALLNIQEFIRDGQRLGSTGALTTIWNDDGEGLENMNWYGILFGAAASWQKGESSIPQFEDSYAQVFHGDMTGDLNEAQKEMMLAHDLLKQQAKTGDGSDGLFWLDPMSKDGQVYADKIRPYTHELRLHAERALTLIAEARAAAPAPPKTFSATAAPYNPADAYPSNPTSLRETDAIDALELGARRMDFIGLKFQLADEIAQGYQRAYDMRMTTDHAQRMDVARELSAINGTNGRIADLRDTYSLIRDLYQQAWLRSNRPYALRPVLEHYDYTIGLWLARSDKIRVAQRQWADSHTLPTAAELDIPAPPPAAAIH from the coding sequence ATGCTATTTTTTCGCAGCGGGCTCCTGCTCCTCGCACTGACCACCTTCGCCTCCGCACAATCCTCCATCAAACTGATCCCCATGCCGCGCGAGGTGCATGCCACCGCCGACGTGCCGCTGCCCAATGGGGTCCGCGTCGTGTGCGCCGCGCCATGCTCCGAAGAAGACCACTTCGCCGCCACTGATCTTGGCACCAGCCTGCAGCAGCGCAATATCTCCTCAGTTTCGCCGTCCGGCTTCGTCATCGAGCTGACGCGACTCACCAACCACCCAATTCCGAATTTCACTGCCGAGATGAAGCCCGAAGGCTACGTCATCTCGGCCAGCCACGATGCGCTTACCGTCACTGCGGCCACCGCCGAAGGTCTCTTCTATGGTGCGCAGACCGTGAAGCAGCTCATCGTCGGCGATGGGCCGCGAGCGGTCCTTCGCGCTGCAAATATTCGCGACTGGCCAGCAATGAAGTATCGCGGCCTCGACGATGATCTCTCACGCGGGCCGGTGCCTACCCTGGATTTTCAGAAGAAGCAGATCCGCACGATCGCCACCTATAAGCTCAATATCTACTCCCCTTACTTCGAGCACACGCAGCAGTACGCTTCCAACCCGCTGATGGCGCCTCCGGGCGGCAGCCTCTCCGCCTCCGACGCAAAGGCTTTGGTGACGTATGCGCAGGCGTACCATGTGACCATCATTCCCGAGCAGGAGGCCTTCGGCCATCTACATCACAACCTTACCTGGGAGCAATACTCTGCGCTCGCCGAAACTCCTCATGGGGACGTTCTCGCGCCGGGACAGCCCGGCTCCATTCCCCTGATCAAGCAAATGTTCGACGAGCTTGCAGTCCTATATCCGGGACCGTTTCTACATATTGGCGCCGATGAAACTGTCGATCTTGGCACCGGCCAGACCAAGGCCGACGTCGACGCTCGCGGGCTGGGGGCAGTCTATCTCGATTTTATGCAGCGCATCGTCACGGCACTCCAGCCACTGCATCGCAAACTGCTCTTCTGGGGCGACATTGCGCAGGACTCGCCCGACCTCTTGAAGAAGATGCCCCAGTCGTTCAAAGACTCAACAATCGCCATTGCGTGGACTTACAATCCCGATCCACGCGGGTTCGACCGCTATCTCACTCCGTTTACCCAGGCAGGGTTTGAGACGTGGGTTGCGCCCGGTGTCAACAACTGGTCGCGGGTCTATCCCAACAACAGCTATGCGCTGCTTAATATTCAGGAGTTCATTCGCGACGGCCAGCGGCTTGGCTCAACCGGGGCGCTCACCACCATTTGGAATGATGATGGCGAGGGCCTCGAAAACATGAACTGGTACGGGATCCTCTTCGGGGCTGCAGCTTCGTGGCAGAAGGGCGAGTCGTCGATTCCACAGTTCGAAGATTCCTATGCCCAAGTCTTTCATGGCGACATGACCGGCGACTTGAATGAAGCGCAAAAGGAAATGATGCTGGCACACGATCTGCTGAAGCAACAAGCCAAGACCGGCGATGGCTCGGACGGACTTTTTTGGCTGGATCCCATGAGCAAGGATGGTCAGGTCTACGCCGACAAGATTCGACCCTATACCCATGAACTCCGTCTGCATGCCGAACGGGCGCTTACCCTCATCGCCGAAGCTCGAGCCGCCGCGCCAGCGCCGCCGAAGACATTCTCGGCCACCGCTGCGCCTTATAACCCTGCCGATGCGTACCCTTCAAATCCAACCAGCTTGCGGGAGACGGATGCGATCGACGCACTCGAATTGGGAGCGCGCCGCATGGACTTTATCGGCCTTAAATTTCAACTAGCCGATGAGATCGCCCAAGGCTACCAACGCGCTTATGACATGCGCATGACCACCGACCACGCGCAGCGCATGGACGTGGCACGCGAGCTTTCTGCCATCAACGGCACCAACGGACGCATCGCCGACCTGCGCGATACTTATTCCCTCATCCGGGATCTCTATCAGCAGGCCTGGCTGCGCTCAAACCGGCCCTATGCCCTTCGCCCTGTGCTTGAGCACTATGACTACACCATTGGGCTCTGGCTCGCCCGCAGCGACAAGATCCGCGTCGCCCAGCGGCAATGGGCCGATAGCCACACTCTGCCGACCGCGGCTGAACTCGATATCCCAGCGCCACCTCCGGCTGCGGCAATTCACTAG
- the nagA gene encoding N-acetylglucosamine-6-phosphate deacetylase, protein MPTTLTGRRLCTSQGAIDHPVIVIDQDGLIASIHSDPANSSEDVLTSTFFDIHTHGAANYDLMNVSPAELGVINRFLATKGVGHYLATTVTAPIDQTLRSLDALANAVESRSAANEARPIGIHLEGPFISHARKGVHPPADILPPDIALFDRFYEAARGQIRIITIAPEIPGALALIEHAASLGVKVSIGHTDATSEEAQAAIAAGARSATHTFNAMRPLDHRAPGVIATVLDDDRLFAELICDGIHVAPEVVRLWFKAKGPEKAILITDSMSATGMPDGTYTLGTFQVQVKDGRAMANGSLAGSVLTMDRAVANLQRFTGLPLDTAVRLASHNPAALLGLEEVIGNTDAGKTANFNVFDASGQLQGTILNGVRI, encoded by the coding sequence ATGCCAACTACTCTTACCGGCCGCCGTCTTTGTACTTCGCAAGGTGCTATCGACCATCCCGTCATTGTTATCGACCAGGATGGCTTAATTGCCAGCATTCATTCCGATCCAGCAAACTCGTCGGAAGATGTTCTGACTAGCACCTTTTTCGACATCCATACGCACGGCGCGGCTAACTACGACTTAATGAATGTCAGCCCCGCTGAACTTGGCGTCATTAACAGGTTTCTCGCTACTAAAGGGGTGGGACACTATCTCGCTACTACTGTCACCGCGCCTATCGACCAGACGCTTCGGTCGCTGGACGCCTTGGCCAACGCTGTCGAATCACGCAGCGCCGCCAATGAGGCTCGTCCTATCGGGATCCATCTCGAGGGCCCGTTCATCTCGCACGCAAGAAAAGGCGTGCACCCCCCAGCCGATATCCTTCCGCCGGACATTGCGCTCTTCGACCGCTTCTACGAGGCTGCTCGGGGGCAGATCCGCATCATCACCATCGCTCCCGAGATCCCCGGCGCACTGGCGCTTATTGAACACGCTGCATCGCTAGGAGTAAAGGTCAGCATCGGACACACCGATGCCACTTCCGAAGAGGCACAGGCCGCCATCGCAGCCGGAGCCCGCAGCGCCACGCATACCTTCAATGCCATGCGTCCTCTTGACCATCGCGCTCCCGGCGTCATCGCCACCGTGCTCGACGACGACCGGCTCTTCGCCGAACTAATCTGCGATGGCATCCACGTTGCTCCGGAGGTAGTTCGCCTATGGTTCAAAGCCAAGGGGCCGGAAAAAGCCATCCTTATAACCGATAGCATGTCGGCTACCGGGATGCCGGACGGGACCTACACCCTGGGAACCTTTCAGGTGCAGGTAAAGGACGGTCGAGCCATGGCGAACGGCAGCCTCGCCGGCAGCGTTCTCACGATGGATCGCGCGGTTGCGAATCTACAACGCTTCACCGGATTGCCCCTCGACACGGCCGTCCGGTTGGCGTCGCACAATCCTGCAGCGCTGCTCGGCCTCGAAGAGGTTATTGGGAACACCGACGCCGGAAAAACCGCAAACTTCAACGTCTTCGATGCCTCGGGCCAACTCCAGGGCACAATTCTGAACGGTGTTCGTATCTAA
- a CDS encoding lanthionine synthetase LanC family protein: MSITDPWVLPKGIIITPVEELAAKLREQVEANDGDFAISRPQSRTPSRILDSQSAALLREFATPKTIGQAVAYYSRAVGSDPEHTLEDALPMLTQLISWRLLVPPDSNDAEEIQPSFHAGETVAGCEVLQCFQALEDSEVYQVKRPTGQVAALKILRVGAPPESSRMFHREAAILRRLDGSVSPALLDEGVWEDRRYLLLEWCNGVDAGSAAAMLSQDRSADAQRKLFDLCCNILRAYSRLHDQGVTHSDIHPRNLLVDDANKVTIVDFGLAWEENVNQQFGEPYRGGVGFYFEPEYATAVRQGNQPPSASRLGEQYALAALLYSLLTGTNYIDFSLTRDEMMRQIAEDGPLPFDRRDMARWPEAERALGKALSKDPSARFISMSEFADAFSSAPMPEGGWIRSGTTVDAAALDRVLEHELARVGFSGGLINSGLPTAPKASLTYGAAGVAYALYRIACRHQDAALLSLADVWCRRALSEPENNDSFYNSEIEITPEIVGQIAPYHTLSGIHAVHALVSHAMCDVPSQAIALEGFMAASQKPCDNLDLALGRSGTLLVSSLLLDTLEEGDVLPRAPLMAFGNQTMKSVWQEIEQQPPIREGTVITYPGIAHGWAGILYAALCWHESSGSELPSGLEERLQQLMECAEPWGSGVRWPWVLPQGRKGGAASYMPGWCNGTAGHIFLWTAAHRRFRNDAYLRIAEKAAWNAWETPSSITNLCCGFAGQAYGLLNFYKHTGENIWLERARELASRAAAWNSENYMEFKLPPESLYKGEMGVALLAAELSAPHTACMPFFEPEGWPSPRRITKI; the protein is encoded by the coding sequence ATGAGCATCACCGATCCATGGGTTCTGCCCAAAGGCATCATCATCACTCCCGTTGAGGAACTTGCAGCTAAACTGCGCGAGCAAGTGGAGGCCAATGACGGCGACTTCGCTATCTCGCGTCCTCAGTCCCGCACCCCTTCCCGCATTCTCGATTCGCAATCCGCAGCCTTGTTGCGTGAGTTTGCAACCCCGAAGACGATTGGTCAGGCCGTGGCCTATTACAGCCGGGCGGTGGGAAGCGACCCGGAGCACACACTCGAAGATGCTCTTCCCATGCTCACCCAGCTGATTTCATGGCGATTGTTGGTTCCACCCGACTCCAACGACGCTGAGGAGATTCAGCCGTCCTTCCACGCTGGCGAAACCGTGGCGGGATGCGAAGTGCTGCAATGCTTTCAGGCTCTCGAGGATAGCGAGGTTTATCAAGTCAAGCGCCCAACCGGTCAAGTAGCTGCGTTGAAGATATTGCGCGTCGGCGCCCCCCCTGAAAGCAGCCGCATGTTTCATCGCGAAGCTGCAATCCTCCGCCGATTGGATGGCTCGGTGAGCCCCGCCCTGCTGGACGAAGGTGTATGGGAAGATCGCCGGTATCTCCTCCTTGAGTGGTGCAATGGGGTTGATGCGGGAAGTGCAGCCGCCATGCTGAGTCAGGACCGCAGCGCGGATGCCCAGCGTAAGCTATTTGATCTCTGTTGCAACATTCTCCGCGCATACTCTCGATTGCATGATCAGGGAGTTACGCATTCTGATATTCATCCCCGCAACCTTCTGGTGGACGATGCGAATAAGGTTACGATCGTCGATTTTGGTCTGGCCTGGGAGGAAAACGTAAATCAACAATTTGGCGAACCATACCGAGGAGGCGTTGGGTTCTACTTTGAACCGGAGTATGCAACAGCGGTCCGGCAGGGCAATCAACCTCCTTCCGCTAGTCGGCTTGGCGAGCAATATGCTCTGGCCGCGTTGCTCTACTCCCTTCTCACAGGCACAAACTACATCGATTTCTCCCTGACACGAGATGAGATGATGCGCCAGATCGCGGAGGACGGGCCCCTACCGTTCGATAGACGGGACATGGCTCGTTGGCCCGAAGCGGAGAGGGCGCTCGGCAAGGCGCTTAGCAAAGATCCGTCTGCGCGCTTTATCTCAATGTCCGAGTTTGCCGATGCTTTCAGTAGCGCCCCGATGCCGGAGGGTGGATGGATCCGGAGCGGTACCACCGTGGATGCGGCGGCTTTGGACCGTGTGCTGGAACATGAACTTGCCCGGGTCGGATTCTCCGGAGGCCTTATAAATTCCGGTCTACCTACTGCGCCCAAGGCTTCGTTGACGTACGGCGCCGCCGGAGTTGCTTATGCCCTCTATCGCATCGCGTGTCGACATCAGGACGCCGCGTTACTTTCGCTTGCCGACGTGTGGTGTCGTCGGGCGCTGTCGGAACCTGAGAACAACGATTCGTTCTACAACTCCGAAATTGAAATAACTCCGGAAATCGTCGGGCAGATTGCCCCCTACCACACATTGAGCGGAATCCATGCGGTGCACGCGCTGGTAAGTCATGCGATGTGCGACGTCCCCTCACAAGCCATCGCGTTGGAAGGCTTCATGGCGGCTTCGCAGAAACCATGCGACAACCTCGATCTTGCTCTGGGCCGCTCCGGCACGTTGCTCGTGAGCTCCCTGCTGCTGGACACTTTGGAAGAAGGCGACGTTTTGCCTCGCGCCCCGCTGATGGCATTTGGCAATCAGACCATGAAGTCGGTTTGGCAGGAGATTGAACAACAGCCTCCAATCCGTGAAGGGACGGTGATCACTTATCCCGGAATTGCGCATGGCTGGGCTGGGATTCTGTATGCCGCACTTTGCTGGCATGAGTCATCGGGATCAGAACTACCCTCCGGGCTGGAGGAACGACTGCAACAGCTCATGGAATGCGCCGAACCGTGGGGCAGCGGTGTCCGCTGGCCCTGGGTTCTTCCCCAAGGCAGGAAAGGCGGTGCGGCAAGCTATATGCCGGGCTGGTGTAATGGCACCGCAGGCCATATCTTCCTATGGACAGCCGCGCATCGCAGGTTCCGTAACGATGCGTATCTGCGGATTGCGGAAAAGGCCGCATGGAACGCGTGGGAAACCCCCAGTTCTATCACCAACCTTTGTTGTGGTTTTGCGGGGCAGGCATATGGACTATTGAACTTCTACAAGCACACAGGAGAAAACATCTGGTTAGAACGCGCTCGCGAACTGGCTTCCCGCGCCGCAGCATGGAACTCCGAAAACTATATGGAGTTCAAGTTGCCTCCGGAGAGCCTCTACAAAGGCGAGATGGGAGTTGCGCTGCTCGCCGCCGAGCTGTCTGCTCCCCATACTGCCTGCATGCCATTCTTCGAGCCGGAAGGGTGGCCCTCCCCACGTCGTATTACCAAGATTTAA